A region from the Pelobates fuscus isolate aPelFus1 chromosome 1, aPelFus1.pri, whole genome shotgun sequence genome encodes:
- the TARBP2 gene encoding RISC-loading complex subunit TARBP2 isoform X4 encodes MSENEECGNQTSSGCPSLEQMLALSPGKTPISLLQEYGTRIGKTPVYDLLKAEGQAHQPNFTFRVSVGDINCTGQGPSKKSAKHKAAEEAMTLLRGEHMLGDASEENTAMFSPESPSEKNEITDVCPSPLSNRNDTIELKPPLSAQQSECNPVGALQELVVQKGWRLPEYTVTQESGPAHRKEFTMTCRVEKFLEIGSGTSKKLAKRNAAAKMLFQIHRVPTEHRDTGETEPEEDQFCMTTGGGKLDGGKGRGVTCTWDSLRNSTGEKIVHLKTNPLSTPNTSFCTFLQELAEEQNFQISYFDLGERSLSGKCQCFVELSTQPITVCHGSAPSRDESHANAAKNALEYLKLMAGQK; translated from the exons tttAGAGCAGATGCTTGCTTTGAGCCCTGGGAAGACCCCAATCAGCTTACTGCAGGAGTATGGGACTCGGATAGGAAAGACCCCTGTATATGACTTACTGAAAGCCGAAGGACAAGCACACCAACCCAACTTCACATTTCGCGTTTCTGTTGGAGACATCAACTGCACTG GACAAGGACCCAGCAAAAAGTCAGCAAAACACAAGGCAGCAGAAGAAGCCATGACTCTTCTCAGAGGAGAACACATGTTGGGAGATGCCAGTGAGGAAAACAC tgcaatgtTCTCTCCTGAATCCCCTTCGGAGAAGAATGAAATAACAGATGTATGTCCCTCACCTTTATCAAACAG GAACGACACAATTGAACTAAAACCCCCGCTCTCTGCACAGCAGTCAGAATGTAACCCAGTGGGAGCTTTACAG GAGCTTGTGGTGCAGAAGGGTTGGAGGCTGCCTGAATATACAGTGACTCAAGAGTCTGGTCCAGCGCACAGGAAGGAATTCACCATGACGTGCCGTGTTGAGAAGTTCCTGGAAATTG GCAGCGGAACGTCCAAGAAGCTGGCCAAAAGAAATGCAGCTGCGAAAATGCTTTTCCAAATTCATAGGGTCCCCACAGAGCATCGTGATACAGGAGAGACGGAGCCTGAAGAGGATCAATTCTGCATG ACCACAGGTGGTGGTAAGCTGGATGGAGGCAAAGGTCGAGGTGTAACATGCACCTGGGATTCCTTGCGGAACTCAACTGGAGAGAAGATTGTACACCTGAAGACCAACCCGCTGAGCACCCCCAACACTAGTTTCTGCACTTTCCTACAAGAACTTGCAGAGGAGCAGAACTTTCAAATTAGCTATTTTGATCTTG GTGAACGCAGCTTAAGCGGAAAGTGTCAGTGTTTTGTGGAACTTTCTACTCAGCCCATAACTGTGTGCCATGGATCTGCCCCTTCTCGCGACGAGTCTCACGCAAACGCTGCTAAAAACGCATTGGAGTACCTGAAGCTCATGGCAGGCCAGAAGTGA
- the TARBP2 gene encoding RISC-loading complex subunit TARBP2 isoform X3 — protein MSENEECGNQTSSGCPSLEQMLALSPGKTPISLLQEYGTRIGKTPVYDLLKAEGQAHQPNFTFRVSVGDINCTGQSPGSSSLRGQGPSKKSAKHKAAEEAMTLLRGEHMLGDASEENTAMFSPESPSEKNEITDVCPSPLSNRNDTIELKPPLSAQQSECNPVGALQELVVQKGWRLPEYTVTQESGPAHRKEFTMTCRVEKFLEIGSGTSKKLAKRNAAAKMLFQIHRVPTEHRDTGETEPEEDQFCMTTGGGKLDGGKGRGVTCTWDSLRNSTGEKIVHLKTNPLSTPNTSFCTFLQELAEEQNFQISYFDLGERSLSGKCQCFVELSTQPITVCHGSAPSRDESHANAAKNALEYLKLMAGQNYVKTAPACHS, from the exons tttAGAGCAGATGCTTGCTTTGAGCCCTGGGAAGACCCCAATCAGCTTACTGCAGGAGTATGGGACTCGGATAGGAAAGACCCCTGTATATGACTTACTGAAAGCCGAAGGACAAGCACACCAACCCAACTTCACATTTCGCGTTTCTGTTGGAGACATCAACTGCACTGGTCAGTCCCCTGGGTCATCCAGTCTTCGAG GACAAGGACCCAGCAAAAAGTCAGCAAAACACAAGGCAGCAGAAGAAGCCATGACTCTTCTCAGAGGAGAACACATGTTGGGAGATGCCAGTGAGGAAAACAC tgcaatgtTCTCTCCTGAATCCCCTTCGGAGAAGAATGAAATAACAGATGTATGTCCCTCACCTTTATCAAACAG GAACGACACAATTGAACTAAAACCCCCGCTCTCTGCACAGCAGTCAGAATGTAACCCAGTGGGAGCTTTACAG GAGCTTGTGGTGCAGAAGGGTTGGAGGCTGCCTGAATATACAGTGACTCAAGAGTCTGGTCCAGCGCACAGGAAGGAATTCACCATGACGTGCCGTGTTGAGAAGTTCCTGGAAATTG GCAGCGGAACGTCCAAGAAGCTGGCCAAAAGAAATGCAGCTGCGAAAATGCTTTTCCAAATTCATAGGGTCCCCACAGAGCATCGTGATACAGGAGAGACGGAGCCTGAAGAGGATCAATTCTGCATG ACCACAGGTGGTGGTAAGCTGGATGGAGGCAAAGGTCGAGGTGTAACATGCACCTGGGATTCCTTGCGGAACTCAACTGGAGAGAAGATTGTACACCTGAAGACCAACCCGCTGAGCACCCCCAACACTAGTTTCTGCACTTTCCTACAAGAACTTGCAGAGGAGCAGAACTTTCAAATTAGCTATTTTGATCTTG GTGAACGCAGCTTAAGCGGAAAGTGTCAGTGTTTTGTGGAACTTTCTACTCAGCCCATAACTGTGTGCCATGGATCTGCCCCTTCTCGCGACGAGTCTCACGCAAACGCTGCTAAAAACGCATTGGAGTACCTGAAGCTCATGGCAGGCCAGAA TTATGTGAAGACTGCACCAGCCTGTCATTCCTAA